Proteins co-encoded in one Fusarium fujikuroi IMI 58289 draft genome, chromosome FFUJ_chr06 genomic window:
- a CDS encoding related to GDP/GTP exchange factor Rom2p translates to MSNYGYDPRGAPQRPPQRGYGDDNNYGQRDAAFSNIFGAAPPPGRSQTMTSSSSMPQNMMDPGRTQTMSSMSSGMQRQPPPRAPPGHYGDPAAGRTRTMDSNSMMGNGYYPSQRSASGGQMPPHYMQQQQQHHQPRRPYPGPGGPPPPRMEQRGPPPPQAPGARTPAQRFYQGGPAPAMNNDPYRSQSLASAPRQPMYHPPPSAYQQAPANHLRQAPYAQQNSARTTAQGRVVPERHEDRTMSLTGNYQPQSMDAHQTMSGRVIPNRRAPTELPATNGYPNSMPHAPGAQTRTSSMVSSNGAGDHGRTMSMASTVAPTITPSESDASTLVQRPTRSKSIESERPPTATKIRPPLVYPALLSRVGECFRRKIIVGDRTKNELTYKNAFSGSEAVDVLSYIIRTTDRNLALLLGRALDAQKFFHDVTYEHRLRDSQSEMYQFRETLMDEPEDKPAVNGVFVLLSECYSPTCTRDQLCYSIACPRRLEQVSRLNLKINPGLRKEDAVNAVDDEADQTDEQKLWINSVPKEVAEKVDEREKKRQEVISEICYTERDFVKDLEYLRDFWILPLRSKASPVPVQRREKVVKTIFSNIIDHPSIHTVSSRFASGLTTRQQKEPIVHNIGDIFLEYVPQFEPFILYGSKQLEGKFEFENERSVNPYFGKFVDEIERRKESRKLELNGYLTKPTTRLARYPLLLENVLKYTEDGNPDKEDIPKVLVMIRDILGRVNAESGKAENRFNLRRLHEQLRFRPNERVDLRLTEEGREMVFKCQFKKSPTDPAEITAFLFDHAVLLVRIKQTGKTEEIKAYRRPIPLELLAIREMDEVIPKDGNMKRTSSSLIPSIRNNANDPARKEGWPITFRHLGKAGYELTLYASNQAARQKWLEFIHTAQERLRSRADFFNTTVISSKFFAGTNRVNCVTPFDGGRKLLYGTDNGVYLSDRKVKDQVPRRVLETASVTQIDILEEYQLLLVLSNKTLQSYPVSALNPDEPALSRRPKKIQNHCSFFKTGICLGRHLVCCVKSSALSTTIKVFEPNDAMTKAKKQKGIGKFMSGGHDELKPFKEFYIPTESSSVHFLKSKLCVACARGFEVVSLETLETQSLLDQADTSLDFVARKEGVRPIHIERLNGEFLLNYSEFSFFVNRNGWRARPEWRIDWEGTPQSFALSYPWILAFEPNFIELRNMENGAVHIVPRKNIRMLHSSTHEILFAHEDDKGDDVVEAIDFWKSNRKSELLGS, encoded by the exons ATGTCGAACTACGGTTACGATCCTCGAGGAGCTCCTCAAAGGCCGCCGCAGAGGGGCTACGGCGACGACAACAATTACGGTCAACGAGATGCTGCATTCTCCAACATCTTCGGCGCTGCTCCGCCTCCTGGCCGATCTCAAACAATGACTTCGTCCTCTTCGATGCCTCAAAACATGATGGACCCCGGTCGCACTCAGACTATGTCTTCAATGTCCTCTGGTATGCAACGGCAACCACCGCCTCGTGCTCCCCCAGGACACTATGGGGACCCAGCAGCTGGCAGGACTCGGACAATGGATAGCAATAGCATGATGGGGAATGGCTACTATCCAAGCCAACGCTCAGCATCTGGTGGTCAAATGCCACCTCACTacatgcagcagcagcagcaacatcatcaaccacgACGTCCGTATCCAGGCCCTGGAGgacctccacctcctcgaATGGAGCAAAGAGGTCCGCCGCCTCCGCAAGCTCCTGGTGCAAGGACTCCCGCCCAGCGATTCTATCAAGGAGGACCGGCACCTGCAATGAACAATGACCCTTATCGCTCGCAGTCACTCGCTTCTGCTCCTCGCCAGCCAATGTATCACCCTCCTCCTAGCGCCTATCAGCAAGCTCCAGCAAACCACCTTCGACAAGCCCCGTACGCGCAGCAGAACTCAGCGAGGACGACCGCTCAAGGGCGAGTTGTGCCAGAACGTCATGAAGACCGCACCATGTCGCTGACTGGTAATTACCAACCCCAGAGCATGGACGCCCACCAGACCATGAGTGGTCGAGTCATCCCTAACCGACGAGCACCTACCGAGCTGCCGGCCACCAACGGTTACCCTAATTCGATGCCTCACGCTCCAGGGGCACAGACCCGAACCTCTAGCATGGTTTCGTCCAATGGTGCTGGCGATCATGGTAGGACCATGTCGATGGCCTCTACCGTGGCACCAACCATCACCCCTTCCGAGTCTGATGCTTCTACTTTGGTTCAGCGACCAACCAGGAGCAAGTCGATCGAGAGCGAGCGCCCCCCGACTGCCACGAAGATTCGACCACCCCTCGTATATCCTGCCCTACTATCTCGAGTCGGAGAGTGCTTCCGTCGCAAGATTATTGTTGGTGACCGGACCAAGAACGAACTGACATACAAGAATGCTTTCAGCGGTTCTGAGGCTGTCGATGTCTTGTCATATATTATTAGGACTACTGATCGcaaccttgcccttcttcttggccgagCTCTGGATGCCCAGAAGTTTTTCCACGATGTCACTTACGAACACCGTCTGCGAGACTCCCAATCGGAAATGTACCAGTTCAGGGAGACATTAATGGATGAGCCAGAAGATAAGCCCGCAGTCAATGGTGTCTTTGTCCTGCTTTCCGAATGCTATTCTCCAACCTGTACCAGAGATCAACTTTGTTATTCAATTGCCTGCCCTCGACGATTGGAGCAAGTTTCGAGACTGAATCTTAAGATCAACCCTGGATTACGAAAGGAGGATGCTGTTAATGCTGTCGACGACGAGGCTGATCAGACAGACGAACAGAAACTCTGGATTAACTCCGTTCCAAAGGAGGTTGCTGAGAAGGTCGATGAgcgggagaagaagaggcaggAAGTTATTTCAGAGATCTGTTATACCGAGCGAGATTTCGTCAAGGATTTGGAATATTTACGAGACTTTTGGATTCTGCCTTTACGATCAAAGGCTTCGCCAGTTCCTGTTCAGCGTCGCGAAAAGGTTGTTAAGACCATTTTCAGCAACATTATCGACCATCCCAGTATTCATACCGTCAGCTCCCGGTTTGCGTCTGGACTCACGACTCGACAACAAAAGGAACCTATTGTCCATAATATAGGTGACATTTTCCTTGAGTATGTCCCTCAGTTCGAGCCCTTTATTCTGTACGGTTCGAAGCAGCTGGAAGGAAAGTTTGAATTCGAGAACGAGAGATCAGTCAACCCTTACTTTGGCAAGTTTGTGGACGAGATTGAAAGGCGCAAGGAGTCGAGAAAACTGGAGTTGAATGGTTATTTGACCAAGCCTACGACCCGTCTGGCACGATACCCCTTACTCTTGGAGAACGTCTTGAAATACACGGAAGATGGCAACCCTGATAAAGAGGACATTCCTAAGGTTCTGGTCATGATTCGAGATATTCTCGGTAGAGTCAACGCAGAATCTGGAAAGGCTGAAAACCGATTTAACCTCAGGAGGCTTCATGAGCAGCTCCGTTTCAGACCTAATGAGAGGGTTGATCTTCGACTCACAGAAGAGGGACGTGAAATGGTCTTCAAATGCCAGTTCAAGAAGTCGCCCACGGATCCTGCAGAAATTACGGCCTTCCTCTTTGATCACGCCGTTCTTCTTGTTCGCATCAAGCAGACTGGCAAAACTGAAGAGATTAAGGCATATCGACGACCCATTCCTCTGGAGCTTCTCGCAATCAGGGAAATGGACGAGGTGATTCCCAAGGACGGCAATATGAAGCGTACCTCGTCGAGCTTGATTCCTTCGATTCGGAACAACGCCAACGACCCAGCGAGAAAGGAAGGTTGGCCGATCACCTTCCGCCATCTGGGTAAAGCAGGTTACGAGCTGACGCTTTATGCGTCTAACCAAGCTGCTCGTCAAAAGTGGCTTGAATTTATTCACACTGCGCAGGAACGCCTTCGATCCCGTgccgacttcttcaacacaACGGTCATCTCAAGCAAGTTCTTTGCTGGTACCAACCGTGTCAATTGTGTTACGCCATTTG ATGGTGGCCGTAAGCTCTTGTACGGTACTGACAATGGTGTTTACCTGTCGGACCGCAAGGTGAAGGATCAAGTGCCCCGTAGGGTATTGGAGACTGCAAGCGTCACTCAGATTGATATTCTGGAAGAGTACCAAttgctcttggtcttgtctaACAAAACACTCCAGTCTTACCCAGTTTCTGCCCTCAACCCCGATGAGCCCGCATTGTCTAGGAGGCCTAAAAAGATCCAGAACCATTGCAGTTTCTTCAAGACGGGCATCTGCTTGGGCAGACATCTGGTCTGTTGCGTCAAGTCATCTGCCCTATCTACTACgatcaaggtctttgagCCTAATGATGCCatgaccaaggccaagaagcagaagggtATTGGTAAATTCATGAGCGGCGGTCATGATGAGCTCAAGCCATTCAAGGAGTTCTACATTCCCACCGAATCTTCGTCCGTTCACTTCCTCAAGTCCAAACTCTGCGTTGCCTGCGCTCGAGGTTTCGAGGTCGTTTCCCTCGAAACGCTCGAAACACAATCATTGCTCGACCAGGCTGATACGTCACTTGACTTTGTGGCTCGCAAAGAAGGAGTTAGGCCAATCCACATTGAACGACTTAACGGAGAGTTCTTGCTTAACTATTCGGAATTCTCCTTCTTTGTTAACCGCAACGGCTGGAGGGCCCGGCCAGAGTGGCGAATTGACTGGGAGGGTACACCACAGAGCTTCGCACTCAGCTACCCCTGGATCCTTGCTTTCGAGCCAAACTTTATTGAGCTCCGGAACATGGAGAACGGTGCTGTGCACATTGTGCCTCGTAAAAACATTCGCATGCTTCATAGTAGTACACATGAG ATTCTATTTGCACACGAGGACGATAAGGGAGACGACGTTGTTGAGGCAATCGACTTTTGGAAGAGCAACCGCAAGTCGGAGCTGCTCGGTTCATAA
- a CDS encoding probable V-type ATPase subunit C` (VMA-11): MAESELAPKFAPFIGMAGIAAAMVFGCIGAAYGTAKSGIGIAGVGTFRPDLIMKCLIPVVMSGIIAVYSLVISVLIAEDLDPGKNYSLFSGFLHLGCGIAVGMTGLAAGYCIGVVGDTGVRAYMEQSRIFVGMVLILIFGEVLGLYGLIVALLLNSKSKG; the protein is encoded by the exons ATGGCAGAATCAGAGCTCGCCCCCAAGTTTGCACCCTTTATTGGGATG GCCGGAATTGCAGCTGCAATGGTCTTCGGAT GTATTGGTGCTGCTTATGGCACAGCCAAGTCTGGCATCGGCATTGCTGGTGTCGGTACATTTAGACCAGACCTCATCATGAAG TGCCTCATCCCCGTCGTCATGTCCGGTATTATTGCCGTTTACTCGCTAGTCATCTCCGTCCTCATCGCTGAGGATCTCGACCCAGGCAAGAACTACAGCTTGTTTTC GGGTTTTCTGCATCTCGGATGTGGTATTGCAGTCGGCATGACTGGGCTTGCAGCCGGTTACTGCATCGGAGTTGTTGGCGACACTGGCGTTCGTGCTTATATGGAACAGTCTAGGATCTTTGTTGGCATGGTCCTGATTCTTATCTTCGGCGAAGTTCTTGGTCTCTATGG ACTCATCGTTGCTCTTCTCCTGAACAGCAAGAGCAAGGGTTAA
- a CDS encoding related to YER185w, Rta1p yields MQPTSPVSLNGTQAPDMPFFCLQNPEAGSCVDDTGYYLYRIDLAPNAAFLAMFTVSLIGFIVTWVFTRRGTAFNVAMILGLLCEIIGYSGRIASWYNRFDMNAFLTQICCLTMGPAFMAASIYLCLRRIVSAFGPENSRLPPEYYTRLFIPCDVVSLVLQALGGGMASVASQQYKSADLGTNIMIAGLAFQVATILAFIACSIDFAIRAIRRQRVLGEAAFDQRPEIVKVRNSRRFKAFLCALSLSAICILWRSAFRVAELSEGWKGPLMGHQYMFVGFEGILIVVAVAVLNIFHPALCMKELLEMDGGGLKGIWGFRKRKNNAMTSEESVEDSDRKTPTSEAVAV; encoded by the exons ATGCAGCCAACCTCCCCTGTTTCCCTTAACGGGACACAAGCTCCTGACATGCCCTTCTTTTGTCTTCAAAATCCCGAAGCTGGATCGTGTGTCGATGATACGGGCTACTACCTCTATCGCATCGATCTTGCACCAAATGCTGCATTTCTTGCGATGTTCACAGTTTCATTGATCGGCTTCATTGTCACTTGGGTTTTCACTCGCAGAGGTACAGCTTTCAATGTTGCCATGATCCTAGGTCTTCTGTGCGAGATCATTGGATACAGTGGACGCATCGCGAGTTGGTACAATCGCTTCGATATGAATGCCTTTCTTACTCAGATTTGTTGCTTGACCATGGGACCAGCCTTCATGGCTGCGAGTATCTATCTTTGCCTACGCAGGATTGTGTCAGCTTTTGGACCAGAGAACTCACGGTTACCTCCCGAATACTATACTAGACTT TTCATCCCTTGCGATGTTGTCTCTCTAGTCCTTCAAGCCCTTGGGGGTGGTATGGCCTCCGTTGCTTCTCAACAGTACAAAAGCGCAGACCTAGGCACAAATATCATGATAGCAGGACTCGCCTTTCAAGTTGCGACGATTCTCGCCTTTATTGCTTgctcaattgactttgccatTCGAGCTATTCGTCGTCAACGTGTCCTCGGTGAAGCAGCCTTTGACCAGCGCCCTGAAATCGTCAAAGTCCGCAATTCTCGACGGTTCAAAGCTTTTCTCTGCGCTCTATCACTCTCTGCAATTTGCATTCTTTGGAGAAGTGCGTTTCGAGTTGCGGAATTATCTGAAGGCTGGAAAGGACCTCTCATGGGTCATCAGTATATGTTTGTTGGGTTTGAGGGAATCTTGATTGTTGTTGCCGTGGCCGTTCTCAATATCTTCCATCCCGCCTTGTGTATGAAGGAGctcttggagatggatggtGGTGGTCTCAAGGGTATTTGGGGCTTCCGCAAGCGCAAAAACAATGCCATGACTAGTGAAGAGTCTGTGGAGGATTCAGACCGAAAGACACCCACGAGCGAAGCTGTGGCAGTTTAG
- a CDS encoding related to triacylglycerol lipase produces MAIPFIGRLRPHEYLALVGSFILVGLEAIIRVLTLALPPFLVTLFYRASRRLFNRFSAPARRRAETISTKVRDAPDFVELCRIWGYEAEEHIVQTKDGYLLGLHRLQWRKGEEGQKVNYGPTSLKKKVIYMHHGLLMNSEVWVALTDEQRCLPFELVERGYDVWFGNNRGNKYSKKSINQSPTSNAFWDFSIDEFAFHDIPDSISYILDTTQQESLSYIGFSQGTAQAFASLAIHPKLNNQINVFIALAPAMAPAGLSSGIVDALVTASPSVLFLLFGRRSILSSATMWETILYPPIFSKLIDMGLSFLFNWQTLNISASQKLAAYPHLYSFTSTKSVVHWFQIIRNKSFQMYDDDVHQPISVTSSSKYSKVAKYPTRNIKTPIVLVYGGSDSLVDIKVMLKELPPQTVATEIPHYEHLDFLWARDVDTQVFQHVFDALDSFTDAEHTKEEYDRYYVSRQESLLGSGYAFGHAHHGSESESSTLTPSLEGANGVQLTPQPQPHRAREQASGIPSPKNTTRHRVKYSGEIPAGDRPATPELFKSAAGRDSPESGLDSPVAARVKAGVKRSGSVGSNISLDMREGRGISVGASKAAGGIVTKSGASGTNVEESPRRDSSAEKKKK; encoded by the exons ATGGCTATTCCTTTCATCGGAAGGCTTCGCCC TCACGAGTATCTAGCTCTCGTGGGATCGTTTATTCTCGTCGGTCTCGAGGCAATCATTCGAGTCTTGACTTTGGCTTTGC CCCCATTTCTTGTTACGCTTTTCTATAGAGCTTCAAGACGGCTCTTCAATAGGTTTTCTGCGCCTGCGAGGCGACGAGCGGAGA CGATATCCACCAAGGTACGAGACGCGCCTGACTTTGTTGAGTTGTGTCGCATTTGGGGCTACGAAGCAGAGGAACATATCGTCCAAACCAAGGATGGATATCTTTTAGGTCTTCATCGTCTGCAGTGGAGAAAGGGCGAAGAAGGTCAGAAGGTCAATTACGGCCCGACGAGTCTGAAAAAGAAGGTCATCTACATGCACCATGGCCTTCTTATGAACTCAGAGGTTTGGGTTGCTCTCACAGATGAGCAGAGATGTCTACCATTCGAGCTGGTTGAGAGAGGTTACGACGTCTGG TTTGGAAATAATCGGGGTAACAAGTACTCCAAaaagtcaatcaatcagtcGCCCACCTCCAATGCCTTTTGGGACTTTTCCATCGATGAATTTGCCTTCCACGACATTCCAGATAGCATCAGCTATATCCTTGACACGACCCAGCAGGAGAGTCTCTCGTACATCGGCTTTTCGCAAGGTACAGCCCAGGCTTTCGCAAGCTTAGCCATCCatcccaagctcaacaaccaGATCAATGTCTTCATCGCTCTCGCACCTGCTATGGCACCTGCCGGCTTATCTAGTGGAATTGTCGACGCGCTCGTAACAGCATCGCCTTCTGTTTTGTTCCTCTTGTTTGGTCGTCGTTCCATTCTCAGTTCCGCTACGATGTGGGAGACCATCTTGTACCCACCCATCTtcagcaagctcatcgacATGGGACTTTCATTCTTGTTCAATTGGCAAACCCTCAATATCTCCGCGAGTCAGAAATTGGCTGCTTACCCACATTTGTACTCTTTTACGAGCACCAAGAGTGTGGTTCACTGGTTCCAAATCATTCGAAACAAATCCTTCCAGATGTATGACGATGACGTTCACCAGCCAATCAGTGTCACTTCAAGCAGCAAATACTCCAAGGTTGCCAAGTACCCGACTCGAAACATCAAAACACCAATCGTTCTGGTTTACGGCGGCAGCGATTCCCTGGTGGATATCAAGGTTATGCTCAAGGAACTACCACCTCAAACTGTGGCAACTGAGATTCCTCACTATGAACATCTTGATTTTCTCTGGGCCCGAGATGTCGATACCCAGGTTTTCCAGCACGTGTTCGATGCGCTTGATAGCTTCACCGATGCCGAGCATACAAAGGAGGAATATGATCGTTACTATGTCAGTCGGCAGGAGAGTCTTCTGGGATCAGGTTATGCATTCGGGCATGCTCACCATGGCAGCGAGAGCGAGTCTTCGACACTTACACCAAGTCTTGAGGGAGCCAATGGCGTCCAACTTACGCCCCAACCTCAGCCACACCGAGCACGAGAGCAGGCGTCTGGAATTCCTTCTCCTAAGAACACGACGAGACACAGAGTGAAATACTCGGGTGAAATACCTGCAGGCGACCGACCAGCCACCCCTGAGCTTTTTAAAAGTGCTGCGGGAAGAGACTCACCTGAAAGTGGATTGGATTCCCCGGTGGCGGCCAGGGTAAAAGCTGGTGTCAAGCGCAGTGGGAGTGTCGGGAGCAATATCAGCCTGGATATGCGAGAGGGTCGTGGTATCAGTGTCGGTGCGAGTAAGGCTGCTGGTGGCATCGTGACGAAGAGCGGCGCCAGCGGAACCAACGTGGAGGAGAGTCCTAGAAGGGACAGCTCtgcagaaaagaaaaagaagtaG